The Faecalibaculum rodentium genome segment CAAGGGTTCCGCGAGTCCCATCAACAAGAGAACCAGCCACATCACCGTGGTTGTGGCCGAGAAAGAGTAGGAGGTCCGAATGGGTCAGAAAGTAAGTCCGATCGGCATGCGTGTCGGCATCATCCGCGACTGGCAGTCCCGGTGGTATGCAGACGATAAGGAATTCGGCAAGCTGCTGATCGAAGATGTGAATATCCGCAACTTCATCGAAAAATATTATGCTGGTCTGTCCGCAAAGGCGGCTGACCGCCGGAAGGCAGATCCCCAGATCTCCCGCATTGAAATTGAACGCTGCAAGAACCGGATGACGATCATCATCCGTACTGCTCACCCCGGTGTGGTAATCGGCCAGGAAGGCAAGTCCATCGACGGCCTGCGTAAGCAGCTGGAAAAGATGACGAATGTCAAGAACATCCAGATCAACGTTGTGGAAGTAGCCAACCCGAACCTGGATGCACGTCTGGTTGCACGCTGGATCGCCAACGAACTGGAAGGCCGTAAATCTTTCCGTGCCACCCAGAAGAAGGCCATTCAGAACACCATGCGTGCCGGTGCCAAGGGCATCAAGACCCAGGTTTCCGGCCGTCTTGGCGGTGCGGACATCGCCCGCTCCGAGGGATATTCCGAGGGTGTCGTGCCTCTGCACACTCTGCGCAGCGACATCGACTACGCATGGGAAGAGGCTTCCACAACCTATGGCCGTCTGGGCGTCAAAGTCTGGATCTGCCGCGGTGAAGTCCTGCCCGGCGAAATGGTGAAGGAACCGGAAGCTCCGAAACAGCGTCCGATGCGCGGACGCCGCAAGGGCCGCAACGACCGTGGCGGACGCCCCGGTGGACGCGGACCCCGCCGTGATCAGAATGCCGGCAGCCGTCCTCAGGCTGATGCTGCCGCCAAGGGAGGTAACGACGATGTTAATGCCTAAGAGGACCAAATACCGCCGTCCTCACCGCCTGTCCTACGAAGGCCGTGCAAAAGCCGGCCGGAACGTGGACTTCGGCGAATACGGCCTGGTCGCAGAATCCGGAAACTATGTTTCCAACCGTCAGATCGAAGCTGCACGTATTGCCATGACACGTTACATGAAGCGAGGCGGCAAGGTGTGGATCCGGATTTTCCCGCACATGGCAAGAACCAAAAAGCCTCTGGAAGTCCGCATGGGTTCCGGTAAGGGTGCACCCGAAGGATGGGTTGCTGTCGTAAAACCCGGCCGCGTAATGTTCGAGGTCGGCGGTGTCAGCGAGGAAGTGGCACGTGAGGCCCTGCGTCTTGCAGCTCACAAGCTTCCCGTCAAGACACGGTTTGTGAAAAAAGGAGAAGCTCTCTAATGAAGGCGAATGAAATACGTGAAATGAGCAATGAAGAGCTCGTAAAGCAGATCGACGTCCTGAAGGATGAGCTCTTCAATCTGCGTTTCCAGCAGGCGACCGGTCAGCTGGAAAACACTGCACGTCTGAAGCAGGTCAAGAAAGACATCGCACGCATCAAGACAATTCAGACAGAGCGTGCAAATGCGAAGTAAGGAGACCAGAATGGAACAGAGAAACGCCCGTAAGACATATCGCGGCACTGTCGTATCTGACAAGATGGACAAGACCATTACGGTCGCCGTAGAAACAAAGAAGACACACCCGCTGTATGGCAAACGTGTCAAGTATACAAAGAAATTCAAAGCGCATGACGAACAGAACGCGGCACATGAAGGCGATACAGTGCTGATCATGGAAACCCGTCCTCTGTCTGCCACCAAGCGTTTCCGCCTGGTGGAGATCGTCGAGAAGGCGCGCGGATAGAACGGAGGATACCATGATCCAGAATGAAAGCCGTCTGCGTGTGGCCGACAACACGGGTGCCAAGGAAGTCCTGGTCATCCGCAATCTCGGCGGCAGCGTCAGAAAGTTCTCCAACATCGGTGATGTGGTCGTCTGCACCGTAAAGCAGGCTGCTCCCGGCGGCACTGTAAAAAAAGGCGACGTGGTGAAGGGTGTCATCGTACGTACAAAACGCGGTGTGCGCCGTGACAACGGTACATACATCCGGTTTGATGACAACGCCGTCGTTCTGATCAAGGACGACAAAACACCCCGCGGCACCCGTATTTTCGGGCCTGTCGCCCGTGAACTCCGTGACCGGGACTATATGAAGATCGTGTCCCTGGCACCGGAAGTACTGTAGGAGGTCCAGCATGAGAATCAAAAAAGGCGATAAAGTCAAAGTGATTGCCGGTGCCTACAAGGGTACTGTCGCAGAAGTGAAACAGGCTTTCCCCCGGGAAGGGAAAGTCATTGTGGAAGGCGTCAACATGGTCAAGAAGCACATGAAGCCCACCCAGGCAAACCCGGATGGCGGCATCATCGAGAAAGAGGCAAAGATCGACGTTTCCAACGTTATGGCATATGACGAAAAGGCCAAGACTGCCAGCCGTGTAGGCTACAAGTTCGTGGAAAACAAGGACGGCAGCCAGACCAAAGTCCGCTACTACAAGAAGAGCGGCAACATTATCAAGGACTAGGAGGGTTTATGAACCGTTTACAGGAAAAATATACAAACGACGTAGTCCCTCAGTTGATGAAAGACTTCGGATACACCTCCATCATGGAAGTGCCGAAGATCGAAAAAGTGGTCATCAATGTGGGCGTTGGCGACGCCATCCAGAACTCCAAGCTGCTGGACGAGGCAGTGGAGGAAATGGCTGCCATCACCGGGCAGAAGCCGGTCATCACCAAGGCCAAGAAGTCCATCGCGAACTTCAAACTGCGTGAAGGCATGCCCATCGGAGCCAAGACAACGCTTCGTTCGGAGAAAATGTACGAATTCCTCGACAAGCTGTTCAACATCTCCCTCCCCCGTGTACGTGACTTCCGTGGTGTCAGCGATACGAGCTTTGACGGCCGCGGCAACTACACCCTGGGTGTGAAGGAACAGATCATTTTCCCGGAAATCGATTTCGACAAGGTCAACCGGACCCGCGGTATGGATGTCGTCATTGTCACGACAGCCAAAACCAACGAGGAAGCCAAGGCGCTGCTTGCAGGCCTGGGCATGCCCTTCAAGAAGTAGGCAAGGAGCGAACAATGGCTAAAAAAGCAATGATCAACAAGCAGCAGCGTCCTGCGAAATACAAAGTTCGCGAGTACACCCGCTGCGAACGGTGCGGCCGCCCGCATTCCGTTCTGAGAAAATACAAACTGTGCCGCATCTGCTTCCGTGAACTGGCTTACAAGGGCCAGATCCCGGGTGTGAAGAAGGCCAGCTGGTAAGAAGGAGGCGTGTTTCAATGATTATGACAGATCCCATCGCGGATATGCTGACACGCATCCGCAACGGTCTCGCTGCAAAGCACGAAACCGTGACAATGCCTTCCAGCAAGGAAAAGGCAGCCATTGCCAAAATCCTGCTGGATGAAGGCTACATCAACGGCTACAAAGTCGAAGGCGACACCAAGAAGACACTGACGATTGACCTGAAATATGGCAAGAACGGCGAAAAAGTCATCAGCGGACTTCGCCGGATCTCCAAACCCGGTCTGCGTGTCTATGCAAAAGTGGAAAACCTGCCCCGCGTCCTGAACGGACTGGGAACAGCCCTGATTTCCACCTCCGGCGGTATGATGACCGACCGGGATGCCCGCAAGAAGAACATGGGCGGCGAAGTCATCGCCTATATCTGGTAATAGAAGGAGAACGAAATGTCACGTATCGGCAATAAACTGATTACCGTTCCGGCCGGCGTCACTGTGGAAGTAGCCGACGGGAATGAGGTGACTGTCAAGGGTCCCAAGGGTACTCTGACGCGCAAATTCAGCGACCTGATGGACATCGAGGTCAGCGAAAACGAAGTGAAGGTCAAGCGCCCCAACGATGCCAAGCACACAAAACAGCTGCACGGCACCACACGGGCTCTGCTCCACAACATGATCGAAGGTGTTGCCAATGGCTTCACCCGGGAACTGGAACTGGTTGGTATCGGATATCGTACAGCTGTCAAGAACGGCAAGCTGTCGATGAACGTCGGCTATTCCCACCCCGTTGACATGGAAATCGAAGAAGGCCTGGAAGTCACCTGTCCTTCTGCCACGACCATCAAGGTTGAGGGCATTGACAAGCAGCAGGTCGGCCAGTTCGCCGCTCTGGTGCGTGCGGTCCGCAAGCCGGAACCCTACAAGGGCAAAGGCATTCGCTACAAAGGTGAAAACGTGCGCCGCAAAGAAGGCAAGACTGCCGGCAAGAAGTAGTCGTGGGAAAGGAGAAAACATATGCTTAAGAAAACATCCCGCAATGCTGCGCGGATCCGCCGTCATGTGCGTGTCCGCAGAAAAGTCAGCGGTACTCCTGAATGCCCGCGTCTGAATGTCTACAGAGGCAACGCCAACATCCACGCACAGATCATCGATGACACAAACGGAAACACTCTGGTTTCCGCATCCAGTGTCCAGATGAAGCTGGAAAATGGCGGTAATGTTGAAGCTGCAAAGGCAGTGGGAACAGAGCTGGCAAAGCGCGCTGCAGAAAAAGGCATCAAGAATGTTGTCTTTGACCGTGGCGGTTATGTATACACCGGCCGTGTGAAGGCACTGGCTGATGCGGCCCGCGAAGGCGGACTGGAATTTTAGGAGGCCCTGACCAATGGCGAATGAAAGAAAACCCAGACGGGAACAGAAAGAATTCGACGAACAGGTCATTGCGATCAACCGCGTGACCAAAGTCGTCAAGGGCGGCCGGAATTTCCGCTTCGCTGCCCTGGTGGTGGTCGGTGACCACAAAGGCCGTGTCGGCATCGGTACCGGCAAGGCGAAGGAAGTACCTGATGCAATCCGGAAAGCTGCGGAAAACGCCCGCAAGAACGTGTTCCGCGTACCTCTGGAAGGCACAACGATTCCTCACGATGTAACCGGCCGTTATGGTGCAGGCGCTGTCTTCATGCGTCCTGCTGCCGAAGGTACCGGAATTTCCGCCGGCGGTGCTGCACGAGCAGTGCTGGAACTGGCTGGCATCAACGATATCCTGACAAAGTGCCTGGGTTCCCGGACGAAGATCAACGTGGTTCGTGCCACAGTTGACGGTCTGAAGAGCCTGCGCACGATCGAGCAGGTGGCTGAACTCCGCGGCAAGAAGCCGTACGAGATCCGCTAGTAAAGGAGGGCACGATGAAACTTCATGAAATGAAATCCATGGCTCCCCGCACTGCCCGCAAACGGGTGGGCCGCGGTCCTGGAAGCGGCCTTGGCAAAACAAGCGGCCGTGGTCAGAAAGGTCAGAACGCCCGGAGCGGCGGCGGTGTACGTCCCGGTTTTGAAGGTGGCCAGACACCTCTGGCACGTCGTCTGCCGAAGCGTGGATTCACAAACATCAACCGCAAGGAATATGCAGTTGTCAATGTGGAGGATCTGAACCGGTTTGAAGACGGAACCGTGGTAACACCGGCTCTTCTGAAAGAAGTCGGACTGGTCCGCAAGGAACTGAACGGCGTCAAGATTCTCGGCAACGGGGAACTGACAAAGAAACTGAATGTAACAGCAGCAAAATTCTCCAAATCTGCGGTCGAAGCCATTGAAAAAGCTGGCGGAAAGGCCGAGGTTCTCTAGAGAATGGGCTCTTCCATCAAGGCAATGTGGACGAACAGAGACATCCGGAACAGGATTCTGTTCACCCTCTTTGCCTTTCTTGTGTATCGTCTGGGCTGTGCCATCACGGTTCCTGACGTAAACACCACCGATCTGGTCGCGGGCCTGGGTGACAATTCCCTGTTTGCGATGCTGAACCTGCTGGGAGGAGGGGGCCTGGAACAGTTCTCTGTTTTTGCCCTCGGTGTCACTCCCTATATTACGGCCAGCATCATTATTCAGCTGCTGAGCATGGATGTTATCCCGAGCCTGACCGAGCTTTCAAAATCCGGCGCCAACGGACGGAAGAAGCTTGACAAATACACGAGATATCTGGCGGTGGTCTTCGGCTTTGTTCAGTCGATGTCCCTGGTCTACGGGTTTTCACAAAGTTACCCTGGCCTGATCGTCGGCGGTGTCAGCCCGGCCAAACTGCTGTATATCTCCACCATTTTCACTGCAGGCACTATGTTCCTTGTCTGGATCGGCGACCAGATTTCGGTCAAGGGCATCGGCAACGGTATTTCCATGGTCATCATGGCGGGAATCGTGGGCAGAATGCCCCAGCAGTTCTCCGCTGCATGGACAAGTCTTGCCGGCGGTGAAGCGGCCAGCGGCCTCTGGCTGTTTGCGGCCTATGTGCTGTTCTACCTGGTGATCATCGTCTTCGTCACCCTGATCAACACGGCAGAACTCAAAATACCCATCCAGTACACATCCAGTTCCCTGGCCATTCAGAAGAGCACGAAGATGAACTATCTTCCCCTGAAGGTCAATTCTGCCAGCGTGATCCCCGTCATCTTTGCACAGTCCCTGATGATGGCCCCGCTGCAGATCGCATCGTTCTTTCCCGCGAAGGACTGGATGACGACGATGAACAGCTGGCTGGGTATGAAAACCTGGTATTCTCTGACGATTTATGTGGTTCTGATCATTCTGTTCACATTCTTCTATACGAAGATGCAGATCAATCCCGAGAAAGTCGCGGAGAACCTGGGCAAGTCAGGTGCATACATTCCCAGTGTGAGACCCGGAAAACAGACCGAGGACTACATCAACAAGGTTCTGTCCCGGATCACGGTCCTGGGTGCCCTGTGTCTGGCTGTGATTGCGGTCCTGCCGCATCTGATGCCGCTTGTATGGCCTGAAATGCCCGGTTCCATGGCAATCGGCGGAACCGGCATGATCATCGTCGTGGGTGTGGCCCTGGAAACTGTCCGTCAGGTACAGGGGCTGATCACCCAGAAGTCCTACAAGAATTACTTCGAAGAGTAGAAGGGAAAGACATGAACATCTTCATTATGGGAGCCCCGGGTTCCGGAAAAGGAACCTTCTCCAGCCGCATCAGGGATACATACAATCTCAACCATATCTCCACCGGTGACATCTTCCGGGAGAACATCTCGAAGGGAACACCGCTGGGTCAGCAGGCCAGACAGTATTCTGAAAAAGGTCTGCTGGTTCCGGATGAAATCACCAATGCGATGGTGGCCGACTACCTCCGGAATCTTCCGGACAGGAAAAACGGCTATCTGCTGGACGGCTATCCCAGGACTCTCGCCCAGGCGAAGGCCTTTGAAGAACTCACGGCAGGAACGGCGGACGCTCCGGATCTCGTTCTTTCCATGGATGTCCCCTTCGATGTGCTGACAAAGCGCATCACCGGGCGCAGAACGTGCAGCAAATGCGGTGCCATCTATAATATATATACGAAGGCACCTGCGGCCGAGGGCATCTGCGATGCATGCG includes the following:
- the rpsC gene encoding 30S ribosomal protein S3, producing the protein MGQKVSPIGMRVGIIRDWQSRWYADDKEFGKLLIEDVNIRNFIEKYYAGLSAKAADRRKADPQISRIEIERCKNRMTIIIRTAHPGVVIGQEGKSIDGLRKQLEKMTNVKNIQINVVEVANPNLDARLVARWIANELEGRKSFRATQKKAIQNTMRAGAKGIKTQVSGRLGGADIARSEGYSEGVVPLHTLRSDIDYAWEEASTTYGRLGVKVWICRGEVLPGEMVKEPEAPKQRPMRGRRKGRNDRGGRPGGRGPRRDQNAGSRPQADAAAKGGNDDVNA
- the rplP gene encoding 50S ribosomal protein L16, producing the protein MLMPKRTKYRRPHRLSYEGRAKAGRNVDFGEYGLVAESGNYVSNRQIEAARIAMTRYMKRGGKVWIRIFPHMARTKKPLEVRMGSGKGAPEGWVAVVKPGRVMFEVGGVSEEVAREALRLAAHKLPVKTRFVKKGEAL
- the rpmC gene encoding 50S ribosomal protein L29 is translated as MKANEIREMSNEELVKQIDVLKDELFNLRFQQATGQLENTARLKQVKKDIARIKTIQTERANAK
- the rpsQ gene encoding 30S ribosomal protein S17; protein product: MEQRNARKTYRGTVVSDKMDKTITVAVETKKTHPLYGKRVKYTKKFKAHDEQNAAHEGDTVLIMETRPLSATKRFRLVEIVEKARG
- the rplN gene encoding 50S ribosomal protein L14 translates to MIQNESRLRVADNTGAKEVLVIRNLGGSVRKFSNIGDVVVCTVKQAAPGGTVKKGDVVKGVIVRTKRGVRRDNGTYIRFDDNAVVLIKDDKTPRGTRIFGPVARELRDRDYMKIVSLAPEVL
- the rplX gene encoding 50S ribosomal protein L24, translating into MRIKKGDKVKVIAGAYKGTVAEVKQAFPREGKVIVEGVNMVKKHMKPTQANPDGGIIEKEAKIDVSNVMAYDEKAKTASRVGYKFVENKDGSQTKVRYYKKSGNIIKD
- the rplE gene encoding 50S ribosomal protein L5; protein product: MNRLQEKYTNDVVPQLMKDFGYTSIMEVPKIEKVVINVGVGDAIQNSKLLDEAVEEMAAITGQKPVITKAKKSIANFKLREGMPIGAKTTLRSEKMYEFLDKLFNISLPRVRDFRGVSDTSFDGRGNYTLGVKEQIIFPEIDFDKVNRTRGMDVVIVTTAKTNEEAKALLAGLGMPFKK
- a CDS encoding type Z 30S ribosomal protein S14, whose protein sequence is MAKKAMINKQQRPAKYKVREYTRCERCGRPHSVLRKYKLCRICFRELAYKGQIPGVKKASW
- the rpsH gene encoding 30S ribosomal protein S8, yielding MIMTDPIADMLTRIRNGLAAKHETVTMPSSKEKAAIAKILLDEGYINGYKVEGDTKKTLTIDLKYGKNGEKVISGLRRISKPGLRVYAKVENLPRVLNGLGTALISTSGGMMTDRDARKKNMGGEVIAYIW
- the rplF gene encoding 50S ribosomal protein L6 codes for the protein MSRIGNKLITVPAGVTVEVADGNEVTVKGPKGTLTRKFSDLMDIEVSENEVKVKRPNDAKHTKQLHGTTRALLHNMIEGVANGFTRELELVGIGYRTAVKNGKLSMNVGYSHPVDMEIEEGLEVTCPSATTIKVEGIDKQQVGQFAALVRAVRKPEPYKGKGIRYKGENVRRKEGKTAGKK
- the rplR gene encoding 50S ribosomal protein L18, with the translated sequence MLKKTSRNAARIRRHVRVRRKVSGTPECPRLNVYRGNANIHAQIIDDTNGNTLVSASSVQMKLENGGNVEAAKAVGTELAKRAAEKGIKNVVFDRGGYVYTGRVKALADAAREGGLEF
- the rpsE gene encoding 30S ribosomal protein S5; the protein is MANERKPRREQKEFDEQVIAINRVTKVVKGGRNFRFAALVVVGDHKGRVGIGTGKAKEVPDAIRKAAENARKNVFRVPLEGTTIPHDVTGRYGAGAVFMRPAAEGTGISAGGAARAVLELAGINDILTKCLGSRTKINVVRATVDGLKSLRTIEQVAELRGKKPYEIR
- the rplO gene encoding 50S ribosomal protein L15 — protein: MKLHEMKSMAPRTARKRVGRGPGSGLGKTSGRGQKGQNARSGGGVRPGFEGGQTPLARRLPKRGFTNINRKEYAVVNVEDLNRFEDGTVVTPALLKEVGLVRKELNGVKILGNGELTKKLNVTAAKFSKSAVEAIEKAGGKAEVL
- the secY gene encoding preprotein translocase subunit SecY, whose product is MGSSIKAMWTNRDIRNRILFTLFAFLVYRLGCAITVPDVNTTDLVAGLGDNSLFAMLNLLGGGGLEQFSVFALGVTPYITASIIIQLLSMDVIPSLTELSKSGANGRKKLDKYTRYLAVVFGFVQSMSLVYGFSQSYPGLIVGGVSPAKLLYISTIFTAGTMFLVWIGDQISVKGIGNGISMVIMAGIVGRMPQQFSAAWTSLAGGEAASGLWLFAAYVLFYLVIIVFVTLINTAELKIPIQYTSSSLAIQKSTKMNYLPLKVNSASVIPVIFAQSLMMAPLQIASFFPAKDWMTTMNSWLGMKTWYSLTIYVVLIILFTFFYTKMQINPEKVAENLGKSGAYIPSVRPGKQTEDYINKVLSRITVLGALCLAVIAVLPHLMPLVWPEMPGSMAIGGTGMIIVVGVALETVRQVQGLITQKSYKNYFEE
- a CDS encoding adenylate kinase, whose translation is MNIFIMGAPGSGKGTFSSRIRDTYNLNHISTGDIFRENISKGTPLGQQARQYSEKGLLVPDEITNAMVADYLRNLPDRKNGYLLDGYPRTLAQAKAFEELTAGTADAPDLVLSMDVPFDVLTKRITGRRTCSKCGAIYNIYTKAPAAEGICDACGTELSQRKDDNEESLKVRLNEYAANTEPVIDYYASRDMVERVNADRPIEEIWSDVQEILNSK